One genomic segment of Neochlamydia sp. AcF84 includes these proteins:
- the rsmD gene encoding 16S rRNA (guanine(966)-N(2))-methyltransferase RsmD, producing the protein MLYIIAGRYKNRKIQSPKHTLTRPTTNKLRGALFNICQTYIEDASFLDLFCGSGAMGLEAISRGAAQATFVDEAKASLQCVRENIQSLGVEKQAHPLWGEARVVLKKLAKQAEQFDIIYIDPPYETKGLSEEIIRIIDESTLLKVEGMLFIEESKAMVIDKEKWLTLQLESARKMGRTQLVQFRKISYPQPSCSHQHELLDKY; encoded by the coding sequence ATGTTATATATCATTGCAGGTCGCTATAAAAACAGAAAAATTCAGTCCCCTAAACATACTCTCACCCGTCCCACTACCAATAAGCTACGGGGAGCGCTCTTTAATATTTGTCAAACTTATATAGAAGATGCTTCTTTTTTAGATCTTTTTTGTGGATCAGGGGCGATGGGGTTAGAAGCTATAAGCAGAGGGGCGGCTCAAGCAACCTTTGTAGATGAAGCTAAAGCAAGCCTTCAATGTGTGCGTGAGAATATACAATCTTTAGGGGTGGAAAAGCAAGCTCATCCTTTATGGGGAGAGGCTAGGGTTGTGTTAAAAAAGCTAGCAAAGCAAGCAGAGCAATTTGATATCATTTATATTGATCCTCCTTACGAAACTAAAGGTCTATCAGAAGAGATCATCAGAATTATAGATGAAAGCACCCTGTTAAAGGTTGAAGGAATGTTATTTATTGAGGAAAGCAAAGCGATGGTAATAGATAAAGAAAAGTGGCTTACCTTGCAATTAGAAAGTGCGCGAAAGATGGGGCGTACCCAACTTGTGCAGTTTAGAAAGATTAGCTACCCTCAACCTTCCTGCTCCCATCAACATGAGTTACTTGATAAATATTAA
- a CDS encoding F-box protein, giving the protein MHYNGMLFFFNFNLFNCIDLHPWRLITEAPPSIKTIPEELIVHIFSFLSPKELVNAQQVCKHWKKIGDEETLWKRYPQQHFKDKPLHISFCLKTPRSFKNSYLFYSRGKLIERKIKLEAAALRAHPDYNVSFTEMMVSMNQSQSFNHQKRLRF; this is encoded by the coding sequence ATGCATTATAATGGGATGCTTTTTTTTTTTAACTTTAATCTTTTTAATTGTATAGATCTGCACCCTTGGCGTCTTATTACTGAGGCCCCTCCCTCAATAAAAACGATCCCAGAGGAATTGATCGTGCATATTTTTTCTTTTCTTTCCCCCAAAGAGCTTGTGAATGCTCAGCAAGTATGTAAACACTGGAAAAAAATAGGAGATGAAGAGACATTGTGGAAAAGATATCCTCAACAGCATTTCAAAGACAAACCCTTACATATTAGCTTTTGTCTAAAAACACCTCGGTCTTTTAAAAATAGTTATCTTTTTTATAGCCGTGGGAAATTAATAGAACGGAAAATTAAGCTAGAGGCTGCTGCTTTGCGCGCCCATCCCGATTATAATGTAAGTTTTACCGAGATGATGGTATCGATGAATCAAAGTCAAAGCTTTAATCATCAAAAGAGATTAAGGTTTTGA